One window from the genome of Fulvivirga lutea encodes:
- a CDS encoding dipeptidase: MSAVDYIKDNKQKFLDELFDLLRIPSVSADPAYKNDVLKTAEFVKESLEKAGVDKAEICKTAGYPIVYGEKMVDPNLPTVLVYGHYDVQPADPLELWDSPAFEPVIKNDKIYARGACDDKGQMYMHVKAFEAMMNTGGVACNVKFMIEGEEEVGSENLEIFVKENREKLAADVILISDTSMISLDTPSITVGLRGLSYLQVEVTGPNRDLHSGVYGGAVANPINELCKMIASLKDDKNRITIPGFYDKVAELTADERKALNEAPFDLDEYKKDLNIEDISGEDGYTTLERSGIRPTLDVNGIWGGYIGEGAKTVLPSKAYAKISMRLVPNQVSDEITELFEKHFKSIAPKSVKVKVTPHHGGEPAVTPTDSVAYAAASDAFVEAWGKEPIPTRDGGSIPIVSLFKEELGLDTVLMGFGLDSDAIHSPNEHYGVTNFMKGIETITLFYKHFAAKSKN; this comes from the coding sequence ATGAGTGCAGTAGATTACATTAAGGATAACAAACAAAAATTTTTAGACGAACTTTTCGATTTATTAAGAATCCCATCAGTAAGTGCAGATCCTGCTTACAAAAATGATGTGTTAAAAACAGCAGAATTTGTAAAAGAGAGCCTTGAGAAAGCAGGTGTAGATAAAGCAGAAATCTGTAAAACGGCAGGTTATCCTATAGTTTATGGTGAAAAAATGGTTGACCCTAACTTGCCAACAGTGTTGGTGTATGGTCATTACGATGTTCAGCCAGCAGACCCATTGGAACTGTGGGACTCCCCTGCTTTTGAACCAGTAATTAAGAATGATAAAATCTATGCACGTGGCGCTTGTGACGACAAAGGCCAGATGTATATGCATGTGAAAGCCTTTGAAGCCATGATGAATACTGGTGGTGTAGCTTGCAACGTTAAATTTATGATTGAAGGTGAAGAGGAAGTTGGATCTGAAAATCTTGAAATATTCGTAAAAGAAAATAGAGAAAAGCTTGCCGCTGATGTAATTCTTATTTCAGATACATCAATGATCTCTTTGGACACACCATCTATTACAGTTGGTTTAAGAGGGCTAAGTTATTTACAAGTAGAAGTGACTGGTCCTAACAGAGACCTTCATTCAGGAGTATATGGCGGAGCTGTAGCAAATCCAATTAATGAGTTGTGCAAAATGATTGCCTCTCTTAAAGATGATAAGAATAGAATCACCATACCTGGTTTCTATGATAAAGTAGCAGAATTAACTGCTGATGAGAGAAAGGCATTGAACGAAGCTCCGTTCGATCTGGATGAATACAAAAAAGACTTGAATATTGAAGATATCAGTGGTGAAGATGGTTATACTACTTTAGAAAGATCTGGTATCAGACCGACATTAGATGTCAACGGAATTTGGGGTGGTTACATTGGTGAAGGTGCGAAAACTGTTCTTCCATCAAAGGCTTATGCAAAAATTTCTATGCGATTAGTCCCTAATCAGGTTTCAGATGAAATAACAGAACTTTTCGAGAAGCATTTCAAAAGCATTGCACCAAAATCGGTAAAAGTGAAAGTAACACCGCATCACGGTGGTGAACCAGCTGTTACTCCTACTGATTCAGTGGCATACGCAGCAGCAAGCGATGCATTTGTTGAGGCTTGGGGTAAAGAACCAATTCCTACGAGAGATGGAGGTAGTATTCCAATTGTTTCCCTTTTTAAAGAGGAGTTAGGTTTAGATACGGTGCTTATGGGCTTTGGTCTGGATTCAGATGCCATCCACTCACCAAATGAGCATTATGGAGTGACCAATTTTATGAAGGGGATTGAGACTATTACGCTCTTCTACAAGCATTTCGCTGCTAAGAGTAAGAATTAA
- a CDS encoding TolC family protein, with amino-acid sequence MGNKIFGIVVLAVFVSGCVPELTKREVNTTTPESYIKASSDTLNSARTSWRTYFDDPLLAGLIDEALVNNQELNIVLQEVEMTRNEVKARKGEYLPFVDIGAGGGVDKVGRYTRNGALEATTEIKPGKEFPEPLGDMYLGAYASWEIDVWKKLRNAKAATYKRYLASMEGRNFLVTNLIAEIASNYYELLALNKQLDIVKQNIQIQSDALTVVKLQKESARVTELAVKRFEAQVAKTKSLQFEIQQNIIEVENEINFLVGRYPQRITINVDNFDELSPDGIRYGLPAQLLDNRPDIRQAELELQASKLDIKSAKAKFYPSVGLQAGIGFQAFNPSYFVKTPESLMYALVGDLASPLINRNAIKAEYQNANARQIQAIIRYEQTILNAYIEVVNQLSNVENLQNSYDLIVSQVQALEESVIISNNLFRSARADYMEVLLTQREALESRFDLIETKMQQMQARVNIYRALGGGWN; translated from the coding sequence ATGGGAAATAAAATATTTGGTATCGTGGTGCTTGCTGTTTTTGTTAGTGGCTGTGTACCTGAATTAACAAAACGGGAAGTAAATACAACTACTCCAGAAAGTTATATCAAAGCAAGTAGCGATACGCTGAACTCTGCCAGAACAAGTTGGAGGACATATTTCGATGATCCTTTGCTGGCTGGTTTGATTGATGAAGCACTAGTTAATAATCAGGAGTTGAATATTGTCCTTCAGGAAGTTGAAATGACCCGCAATGAAGTGAAAGCAAGAAAAGGGGAATATTTGCCTTTTGTTGATATTGGCGCTGGAGGTGGAGTTGATAAAGTAGGTAGATATACCAGAAATGGAGCTTTAGAAGCTACCACTGAAATCAAGCCGGGGAAGGAGTTTCCAGAGCCTTTGGGCGATATGTATCTCGGAGCTTATGCTTCATGGGAAATTGACGTATGGAAGAAGCTGCGGAATGCAAAAGCTGCCACATATAAACGCTATCTGGCTTCGATGGAAGGTCGTAATTTTTTGGTTACTAACCTCATTGCTGAAATAGCCTCTAACTATTATGAACTGCTTGCTTTAAACAAGCAGCTAGATATCGTTAAACAGAACATTCAAATTCAATCTGATGCATTGACTGTGGTGAAACTGCAAAAAGAGTCAGCCAGAGTTACTGAATTAGCAGTAAAACGGTTTGAAGCTCAGGTTGCCAAGACTAAAAGTCTGCAATTTGAAATTCAGCAAAACATTATTGAAGTGGAGAATGAGATTAATTTCCTTGTGGGCAGGTACCCGCAGCGTATTACCATTAATGTTGATAATTTCGATGAGTTATCGCCTGACGGAATTCGCTATGGATTACCAGCTCAGCTTCTGGATAACCGCCCTGATATTAGACAGGCTGAGCTAGAGCTACAAGCTTCTAAACTTGATATCAAATCTGCTAAAGCAAAGTTTTATCCTTCTGTAGGTCTACAAGCCGGCATAGGGTTTCAAGCTTTCAATCCATCTTATTTTGTAAAGACTCCGGAGTCATTGATGTATGCTTTAGTAGGTGATCTGGCTTCACCCTTGATTAACAGAAATGCGATAAAGGCTGAATATCAGAATGCGAATGCCCGTCAGATACAAGCGATTATTAGATACGAGCAAACCATCTTGAATGCCTATATCGAAGTGGTTAATCAACTATCGAATGTTGAGAACCTACAAAACAGCTACGATCTAATCGTAAGTCAGGTACAGGCATTAGAAGAGTCGGTAATTATCTCCAATAACCTGTTCCGTTCCGCCCGGGCAGATTATATGGAGGTATTGCTGACTCAAAGAGAGGCATTGGAATCACGTTTTGATCTGATTGAAACGAAAATGCAACAAATGCAGGCGAGAGTAAATATCTACCGCGCTCTTGGTGGTGGGTGGAATTAG